From a region of the Desmodus rotundus isolate HL8 chromosome 7, HLdesRot8A.1, whole genome shotgun sequence genome:
- the INF2 gene encoding inverted formin-2 isoform X3 — MSVKEGAQRKWAALKEKLGPQDSDPTEANLESAEPELCIRLLQMPSVVNYSGLRKRLESSDGGWMVQFLEQSGLDLLLEALARLSGRGVARIADALLQLTCVSCVRAVMNSRQGMEYILSNQAYVRQLSRALDTSNVMVKKQVFELLAALCIYSPEGHALALDALDHYKTVCSQQYRFSVVMTELSHSDNVPYVVTLLSVINAIILGPEDLRTRTQLRGEFIGLQLLDVLTRLRDLEDADLLIQLEAFEEARAEDEEELLQVCGGVDMNSHQEVFASLFHKGLLYLEPGLRSSQLLWEALESLVNRAVLLASDAQECTLEEVVQRLVSVKGRPHPSSLDKVHKGVQADLGQSQGGGAPTNTGSPEADLKGQSPVATPTTLHLGSDQSWSSGVAPQPTALGKRVPGPPLPAAGVPGSPAAPPPPPPPPPPPPLPGPGTSFPLPPPPPPLPGSCGTLFPPPPPPPPLPGSRTSFPLPPPPPPLPGSCGTSFPPPPPPPPLPGPCGTLPPAPPPPPGPPGISGPHAGGGEEIIVAQVDHGLGSAWVPSHRQVNPPTLRMKKLNWQKLPSHVAQEHSSMWASLSSPGAEVVEPNFSSIEQLFCFPVAKPKEPAAAPVRKEPKEITFLDSKKSLNLNIFLKQFKCPNEEVIAMIRAGDTGRFDVEVLKQLLKLLPEKHEIENLRSYTEDQAKLASADQFYLLLLGVPCYQLRVECMLLCEHTATSLDTVRPKAQLALAACESLLSSRRLPVFCQLILRIGNFLNYGSHTGNADGFKISTLLKLTETKSQQSRVTLLHHVLEEVEKSHPDLLQLPWDLEQPAQAAGINLEIIRSEAGSNLKRLLEMEQKVLSSSPEVQEQYAGRLQASLEACQALEELFQAIEQKRLELAHYLCEDSQQLSLEDTFSTMKAFRDLFTRALKENKDRQEQAAKAEKRKRQLAEEEARRPRGEDGKPVRKGDKRQEEVCVIDALLADIRKGFQLRKTARGRGDADGSSRVAATDPPRDKAPGAPRALAGGPVGGTSCSASGPAVAAGEPQDWDLVDATTPSPQPLGDPSEEVVPGTQERRSSWYVDAPDFLSVEDLLGSQPSAGAWPVVLGDAQALKPLQFSTDKPPEALGSSQDAEAPTTPRDVCQAEADSTGDRPEDTAAHGRGACLPTAGPGGDGDKEDTAPESALDTSLDRSFSEDSVTDSSGSGTLPRAQGRASKGTGRRRKKRPSRIQEEVTPESDDSKTKRFCVVQ; from the exons ATGTCGGTGAAAGAGGGTGCGCAACGCAAGTGGGCAGCGCTGAAGGAGAAGCTGGGGCCGCAGGACTCGGACCCCACGGAGGCCAACCTGGAGAGTGCCGAGCCCGAGCTCTGCATCCGGCTGCTGCAGATGCCCTCGGTGGTCAACTACTCCGGCCTGCGCAAGAGGCTGGAGAGCAGCGACGGCGGCTGGATGGTGCAGTTCCTGGAGCAGAGCGGCCTGGACCTGCTGCTGGAGGCCCTGGCTCGCCTCTCGGGCCGCGGTGTGGCCCGCATCGCCGACGCCCTGCTGCAGCTCACCTGCGTCAGCTGCGTGCGTGCCGTCATGAACTCGCGGCAGGGCATGGAGTACATCCTCAGCAACCAGGCCTACGTGCGCCAGCTCTCCCGGG CTCTGGACACATCCAATGTGATGGTCAAGAAGCAGGTGTTCGAGCTGCTGGCTGCCCTGTGCATCTACTCACCCGAAGGCCACGCCCTGGCCCTGGATGCCCTGGACCACTACAAG ACGGTGTGCAGCCAGCAGTACCGATTCAGCGTCGTCATGACCGAGCTGTCCCACAGTGACAACGTGCCCTACGTTGTCACCCTACTCAGCGTGATCAACGCCATCATCCTGGGCCCCGAGGACCTGCGGACCCGCACGCAGCTGCGCGGCGAGTTCATCG GGCTGCAGCTGCTGGATGTGCTGACTCGGCTCCG GGACCTGGAGGACGCGGACCTGCTGATCCAGCTGGAGGCCTTCGAGGAGGCCAGGGCAGAGGACGAGGAGGAGCTGCTGCAGGTCTGCGGCGGCGTCGACATGAACAGCCACCAGGAGGTCTTCGCCTCCCTGTTCCACAAG GGCCTCCTGTACCTGGAGCCCGGCCTCCGCTCCAGCCAGCTGCTCTGGGAGGCCCTGGAGAGCCTGGTGAACCGGGCCGTGCTCCTGGCCAGTGATG CCCAGGAGTGCACCCTGGAGGAGGTGGTCCAGCGGCTCGTGTCCGTCAAGGGGAGGCCCCACCCGAGCTCCCTGGACAAAGTTCACAAAGGCGTCCAGGCTGACCTAGGCCAGAGTCAGGGTGGTGGCGCCCCCACAAACACAGGCTCCCCAGAGGCGGATCTGAAGGGCCAGTCGCCAGTggccacccccaccaccctgcaTCTTGGCAGCGACCAGAGCTGGAGCAGTGGGGTTGCTCCACAGCCGACAGCCCTGGGGAAGCGGGTGCCCGGCCCACCCCTGCCTGCAGCGGGCGTCCCTGGCTCCCCCGctgctccccctccaccccctccaccccctccaccccctcccctgccaggccctgggacttCGTTCCCCCtaccccctccaccacccccactgcctggctCTTGTGGGACcttgttccccccaccccctccacccccacccctgccaggctCCAGGACCTCATTCCCCCTaccccctccaccacctccactgccTGGCTCTTGTGGGAcctcattccccccaccccctccaccacccccactgcctggcCCTTGTGGgaccctgccccctgctcccccaccacccccgggCCCTCCAGGCATCTCAGGCCCCCATGCAGGGGGTGGTGAGGAGATTATTGTGGCCCAAGTGGACCAcggcctgggctctgcctgggtCCCCAGCCACCGGCAGGTGAACCCACCCACACTGCGCATGAAGAAGCTGAACTGGCAGAAGCTGCCATCCCATGTGGCCCAAG AGCACAGCTCCATGTGGGCCTCTCTGAGCAGCCCCGGGGCTGAGGTGGTGGAACCCAACTTCTCCAGCATCGAGCAGCTCTTCTGCTTCCCTGTGGCCAAGCCCAAGGAGCCTGCAGCCGCCCCAGTCAGGAAGGAGCCCAAGGAG ATCACTTTCCTGGACTCCAAGAAGAGCCTGAACCTCAACATCTTTCTGAAGCAGTTCAAGTG CCCCAACGAGGAGGTCATCGCAATGATTCGTGCCGGGGACACCGGCAGGTTTGATGTGGAGGTGCTGAAGCAGCTCCTCAAGCTCCTGCCCGAGAAGCACGAG ATCGAAAACCTGCGTTCGTACACGGAGGACCAAGCCAAGCTAGCCAGTGCCGACCAGTTCTACCTCCTGCTGCTGGGCGTCCCTTG CTACCAGCTGCGGGTGGAATGCATGCTGCTGTGTGAGCACACGGCTACCTCTCTGGACACGGTGCGGCCCAAGGCCCAGCTGGCGCTCGCCGCCTGTGAGA GCCTGCTCTCCAGCCGCCGGCTGCCTGTCTTCTGCCAGCTGATCCTGAGAATTGGGAACTTCCTCAACTAC GGCAGCCACACAGGGAACGCCGACGGCTTCAAGATCAGCACGCTGCTGAAGCTCACGGAGACCAAGTCCCAGCAGAGCCGCGTGACTCTGCTGCACCACGTGCTGGAG GAGGTGGAAAAGAGCCACCCAGAcctgctgcagctgccctgggacCTGGAGCAGCCCGCCCAGGCAGCGGG GATCAACCTCGAGATCATCCGCTCAGAGGCGGGCAGCAACCTGAAGAGGCTCCTGGAGATGGAGCAGAAGGTGTTGTCTTCCAGCCCCGAGGTGCAGGAGCAGTACGCCGGGCGCCTGCAG GCCAGCCTCGAGGCCTGCCAGGCACTGGAGGAGCTGTTCCAAGCCATCGAGCAGAAGAGGCTGGAGCTGGCCCACTACCTGTGCGAGGACTCCCAGCAGCTGTCCCTGGAGGACACATTCAGCACCATGAAGGCCTTCCGGGACCTCTTCACTCGTGCCCTGAAG GAGAACAAGGACCGGCAGGAGCAGGCTGCCAAGGCCGAGAAGAGGAAGCGGCAGCTGGCGGAGGAGGAGGCTCGGAGGCCAAGGGGCGAGGACGGGAAGCCTG TCAGGAAGGGAGACAAGAGGCAGGAAGAGGTATGTGTCATCGACGCCCTGCTGGCCGACATCAGGAAGGGCTTCCAGCTGCGGAAGACGGCCCGTGGCCGAGGGGACGCAGACGGAAGCAGCAGGGTGGCTGCCACAGACCCCCCGAGGGACAAGGCACCTG GAGCCCCCAGAGCCCTCGCAGGAGGCCCTGTGGGAGGTACCAGCTGCTCTGCCTCTGGACCTGCGGTGGCAGCCGGGGAGCCCCAGGACTGGGACCTTGTGGAtgccaccacccccagcccacagccccttGGGGACCCATCGGAGGAGGTCGTCCCCGGGACCCAGGAGAGGCGATCGTCCTGGTACGTTGATGCCCCCGATTTCCTGTCCGTGGAGGACCTGCTGGGCTCCCAGCCCTCCGCCGGGGCCTGGCCAGTGGTGCTAGGAGACGCTCAGGCCCTAAAGCCCCTCCAGTTCTCCACGGACAAGCCCCCTgaggccctgggctccagccaggaCGCCGaggcccccaccaccccccggGACGTCTGCCAGGCCGAGGCTGACAGCACAGGGGACAGGCCAGAGGACACAGCGGCCCATGGCCGGGGAGCCTGCCTCCCCACTGCAGGCCCTGGTGGGGACGGGGACAAGGAAGACACGGCCCCAGAGTCTGCGCTGGACACGTCGCTGGACAGGTCCTTCTCTGAAGATTCGGTGACCGACTCCTCAGGATCCGgcaccctccccagggcccagggccgggCATCAAAGGGTACAGGCAGGCGGCGGAAGAAGCGCCCGTCACGGATCCAGGAAG AGGTTACCCCTGAGTCCGACGATAGTAAAACTAAAAGGTTCTGTGTGGTCCAGTAA
- the INF2 gene encoding inverted formin-2 isoform X4 produces the protein MSVKEGAQRKWAALKEKLGPQDSDPTEANLESAEPELCIRLLQMPSVVNYSGLRKRLESSDGGWMVQFLEQSGLDLLLEALARLSGRGVARIADALLQLTCVSCVRAVMNSRQGMEYILSNQAYVRQLSRALDTSNVMVKKQVFELLAALCIYSPEGHALALDALDHYKTVCSQQYRFSVVMTELSHSDNVPYVVTLLSVINAIILGPEDLRTRTQLRGEFIGLQLLDVLTRLRDLEDADLLIQLEAFEEARAEDEEELLQVCGGVDMNSHQEVFASLFHKVSCSPASAQLLSVLQGLLYLEPGLRSSQLLWEALESLVNRAVLLASDAQECTLEEVVQRLVSVKGRPHPSSLDKVHKGVQADLGQSQGGGAPTNTGSPEADLKGQSPVATPTTLHLGSDQSWSSGVAPQPTALGKRVPGPPLPAAGVPGSPAAPPPPPPPPPPPPLPGPGTSFPLPPPPPPLPGSCGTLFPPPPPPPPLPGSRTSFPLPPPPPPLPGSCGTSFPPPPPPPPLPGPCGTLPPAPPPPPGPPGISGPHAGGGEEIIVAQVDHGLGSAWVPSHRQVNPPTLRMKKLNWQKLPSHVAQEHSSMWASLSSPGAEVVEPNFSSIEQLFCFPVAKPKEPAAAPVRKEPKEITFLDSKKSLNLNIFLKQFKCPNEEVIAMIRAGDTGRFDVEVLKQLLKLLPEKHEIENLRSYTEDQAKLASADQFYLLLLGVPCYQLRVECMLLCEHTATSLDTVRPKAQLALAACESLLSSRRLPVFCQLILRIGNFLNYGSHTGNADGFKISTLLKLTETKSQQSRVTLLHHVLEEVEKSHPDLLQLPWDLEQPAQAAGINLEIIRSEAGSNLKRLLEMEQKVLSSSPEVQEQYAGRLQASLEACQALEELFQAIEQKRLELAHYLCEDSQQLSLEDTFSTMKAFRDLFTRALKENKDRQEQAAKAEKRKRQLAEEEARRPRGEDGKPVRKGDKRQEEVCVIDALLADIRKGFQLRKTARGRGDADGSSRVAATDPPRDKAPGAPRALAGGPVGGTSCSASGPAVAAGEPQDWDLVDATTPSPQPLGDPSEEVVPGTQERRSSCQDAEAPTTPRDVCQAEADSTGDRPEDTAAHGRGACLPTAGPGGDGDKEDTAPESALDTSLDRSFSEDSVTDSSGSGTLPRAQGRASKGTGRRRKKRPSRIQEEVTPESDDSKTKRFCVVQ, from the exons ATGTCGGTGAAAGAGGGTGCGCAACGCAAGTGGGCAGCGCTGAAGGAGAAGCTGGGGCCGCAGGACTCGGACCCCACGGAGGCCAACCTGGAGAGTGCCGAGCCCGAGCTCTGCATCCGGCTGCTGCAGATGCCCTCGGTGGTCAACTACTCCGGCCTGCGCAAGAGGCTGGAGAGCAGCGACGGCGGCTGGATGGTGCAGTTCCTGGAGCAGAGCGGCCTGGACCTGCTGCTGGAGGCCCTGGCTCGCCTCTCGGGCCGCGGTGTGGCCCGCATCGCCGACGCCCTGCTGCAGCTCACCTGCGTCAGCTGCGTGCGTGCCGTCATGAACTCGCGGCAGGGCATGGAGTACATCCTCAGCAACCAGGCCTACGTGCGCCAGCTCTCCCGGG CTCTGGACACATCCAATGTGATGGTCAAGAAGCAGGTGTTCGAGCTGCTGGCTGCCCTGTGCATCTACTCACCCGAAGGCCACGCCCTGGCCCTGGATGCCCTGGACCACTACAAG ACGGTGTGCAGCCAGCAGTACCGATTCAGCGTCGTCATGACCGAGCTGTCCCACAGTGACAACGTGCCCTACGTTGTCACCCTACTCAGCGTGATCAACGCCATCATCCTGGGCCCCGAGGACCTGCGGACCCGCACGCAGCTGCGCGGCGAGTTCATCG GGCTGCAGCTGCTGGATGTGCTGACTCGGCTCCG GGACCTGGAGGACGCGGACCTGCTGATCCAGCTGGAGGCCTTCGAGGAGGCCAGGGCAGAGGACGAGGAGGAGCTGCTGCAGGTCTGCGGCGGCGTCGACATGAACAGCCACCAGGAGGTCTTCGCCTCCCTGTTCCACAAG gtcAGCTGCTCCCCGGCGTCCGCCCAGCTGCTGTCTGTGCTGCAGGGCCTCCTGTACCTGGAGCCCGGCCTCCGCTCCAGCCAGCTGCTCTGGGAGGCCCTGGAGAGCCTGGTGAACCGGGCCGTGCTCCTGGCCAGTGATG CCCAGGAGTGCACCCTGGAGGAGGTGGTCCAGCGGCTCGTGTCCGTCAAGGGGAGGCCCCACCCGAGCTCCCTGGACAAAGTTCACAAAGGCGTCCAGGCTGACCTAGGCCAGAGTCAGGGTGGTGGCGCCCCCACAAACACAGGCTCCCCAGAGGCGGATCTGAAGGGCCAGTCGCCAGTggccacccccaccaccctgcaTCTTGGCAGCGACCAGAGCTGGAGCAGTGGGGTTGCTCCACAGCCGACAGCCCTGGGGAAGCGGGTGCCCGGCCCACCCCTGCCTGCAGCGGGCGTCCCTGGCTCCCCCGctgctccccctccaccccctccaccccctccaccccctcccctgccaggccctgggacttCGTTCCCCCtaccccctccaccacccccactgcctggctCTTGTGGGACcttgttccccccaccccctccacccccacccctgccaggctCCAGGACCTCATTCCCCCTaccccctccaccacctccactgccTGGCTCTTGTGGGAcctcattccccccaccccctccaccacccccactgcctggcCCTTGTGGgaccctgccccctgctcccccaccacccccgggCCCTCCAGGCATCTCAGGCCCCCATGCAGGGGGTGGTGAGGAGATTATTGTGGCCCAAGTGGACCAcggcctgggctctgcctgggtCCCCAGCCACCGGCAGGTGAACCCACCCACACTGCGCATGAAGAAGCTGAACTGGCAGAAGCTGCCATCCCATGTGGCCCAAG AGCACAGCTCCATGTGGGCCTCTCTGAGCAGCCCCGGGGCTGAGGTGGTGGAACCCAACTTCTCCAGCATCGAGCAGCTCTTCTGCTTCCCTGTGGCCAAGCCCAAGGAGCCTGCAGCCGCCCCAGTCAGGAAGGAGCCCAAGGAG ATCACTTTCCTGGACTCCAAGAAGAGCCTGAACCTCAACATCTTTCTGAAGCAGTTCAAGTG CCCCAACGAGGAGGTCATCGCAATGATTCGTGCCGGGGACACCGGCAGGTTTGATGTGGAGGTGCTGAAGCAGCTCCTCAAGCTCCTGCCCGAGAAGCACGAG ATCGAAAACCTGCGTTCGTACACGGAGGACCAAGCCAAGCTAGCCAGTGCCGACCAGTTCTACCTCCTGCTGCTGGGCGTCCCTTG CTACCAGCTGCGGGTGGAATGCATGCTGCTGTGTGAGCACACGGCTACCTCTCTGGACACGGTGCGGCCCAAGGCCCAGCTGGCGCTCGCCGCCTGTGAGA GCCTGCTCTCCAGCCGCCGGCTGCCTGTCTTCTGCCAGCTGATCCTGAGAATTGGGAACTTCCTCAACTAC GGCAGCCACACAGGGAACGCCGACGGCTTCAAGATCAGCACGCTGCTGAAGCTCACGGAGACCAAGTCCCAGCAGAGCCGCGTGACTCTGCTGCACCACGTGCTGGAG GAGGTGGAAAAGAGCCACCCAGAcctgctgcagctgccctgggacCTGGAGCAGCCCGCCCAGGCAGCGGG GATCAACCTCGAGATCATCCGCTCAGAGGCGGGCAGCAACCTGAAGAGGCTCCTGGAGATGGAGCAGAAGGTGTTGTCTTCCAGCCCCGAGGTGCAGGAGCAGTACGCCGGGCGCCTGCAG GCCAGCCTCGAGGCCTGCCAGGCACTGGAGGAGCTGTTCCAAGCCATCGAGCAGAAGAGGCTGGAGCTGGCCCACTACCTGTGCGAGGACTCCCAGCAGCTGTCCCTGGAGGACACATTCAGCACCATGAAGGCCTTCCGGGACCTCTTCACTCGTGCCCTGAAG GAGAACAAGGACCGGCAGGAGCAGGCTGCCAAGGCCGAGAAGAGGAAGCGGCAGCTGGCGGAGGAGGAGGCTCGGAGGCCAAGGGGCGAGGACGGGAAGCCTG TCAGGAAGGGAGACAAGAGGCAGGAAGAGGTATGTGTCATCGACGCCCTGCTGGCCGACATCAGGAAGGGCTTCCAGCTGCGGAAGACGGCCCGTGGCCGAGGGGACGCAGACGGAAGCAGCAGGGTGGCTGCCACAGACCCCCCGAGGGACAAGGCACCTG GAGCCCCCAGAGCCCTCGCAGGAGGCCCTGTGGGAGGTACCAGCTGCTCTGCCTCTGGACCTGCGGTGGCAGCCGGGGAGCCCCAGGACTGGGACCTTGTGGAtgccaccacccccagcccacagccccttGGGGACCCATCGGAGGAGGTCGTCCCCGGGACCCAGGAGAGGCGATCGTCCTG ccaggaCGCCGaggcccccaccaccccccggGACGTCTGCCAGGCCGAGGCTGACAGCACAGGGGACAGGCCAGAGGACACAGCGGCCCATGGCCGGGGAGCCTGCCTCCCCACTGCAGGCCCTGGTGGGGACGGGGACAAGGAAGACACGGCCCCAGAGTCTGCGCTGGACACGTCGCTGGACAGGTCCTTCTCTGAAGATTCGGTGACCGACTCCTCAGGATCCGgcaccctccccagggcccagggccgggCATCAAAGGGTACAGGCAGGCGGCGGAAGAAGCGCCCGTCACGGATCCAGGAAG AGGTTACCCCTGAGTCCGACGATAGTAAAACTAAAAGGTTCTGTGTGGTCCAGTAA
- the INF2 gene encoding inverted formin-2 isoform X1, which produces MSVKEGAQRKWAALKEKLGPQDSDPTEANLESAEPELCIRLLQMPSVVNYSGLRKRLESSDGGWMVQFLEQSGLDLLLEALARLSGRGVARIADALLQLTCVSCVRAVMNSRQGMEYILSNQAYVRQLSRALDTSNVMVKKQVFELLAALCIYSPEGHALALDALDHYKTVCSQQYRFSVVMTELSHSDNVPYVVTLLSVINAIILGPEDLRTRTQLRGEFIGLQLLDVLTRLRDLEDADLLIQLEAFEEARAEDEEELLQVCGGVDMNSHQEVFASLFHKVSCSPASAQLLSVLQGLLYLEPGLRSSQLLWEALESLVNRAVLLASDAQECTLEEVVQRLVSVKGRPHPSSLDKVHKGVQADLGQSQGGGAPTNTGSPEADLKGQSPVATPTTLHLGSDQSWSSGVAPQPTALGKRVPGPPLPAAGVPGSPAAPPPPPPPPPPPPLPGPGTSFPLPPPPPPLPGSCGTLFPPPPPPPPLPGSRTSFPLPPPPPPLPGSCGTSFPPPPPPPPLPGPCGTLPPAPPPPPGPPGISGPHAGGGEEIIVAQVDHGLGSAWVPSHRQVNPPTLRMKKLNWQKLPSHVAQEHSSMWASLSSPGAEVVEPNFSSIEQLFCFPVAKPKEPAAAPVRKEPKEITFLDSKKSLNLNIFLKQFKCPNEEVIAMIRAGDTGRFDVEVLKQLLKLLPEKHEIENLRSYTEDQAKLASADQFYLLLLGVPCYQLRVECMLLCEHTATSLDTVRPKAQLALAACESLLSSRRLPVFCQLILRIGNFLNYGSHTGNADGFKISTLLKLTETKSQQSRVTLLHHVLEEVEKSHPDLLQLPWDLEQPAQAAGINLEIIRSEAGSNLKRLLEMEQKVLSSSPEVQEQYAGRLQASLEACQALEELFQAIEQKRLELAHYLCEDSQQLSLEDTFSTMKAFRDLFTRALKENKDRQEQAAKAEKRKRQLAEEEARRPRGEDGKPVRKGDKRQEEVCVIDALLADIRKGFQLRKTARGRGDADGSSRVAATDPPRDKAPGAPRALAGGPVGGTSCSASGPAVAAGEPQDWDLVDATTPSPQPLGDPSEEVVPGTQERRSSWYVDAPDFLSVEDLLGSQPSAGAWPVVLGDAQALKPLQFSTDKPPEALGSSQDAEAPTTPRDVCQAEADSTGDRPEDTAAHGRGACLPTAGPGGDGDKEDTAPESALDTSLDRSFSEDSVTDSSGSGTLPRAQGRASKGTGRRRKKRPSRIQEEVTPESDDSKTKRFCVVQ; this is translated from the exons ATGTCGGTGAAAGAGGGTGCGCAACGCAAGTGGGCAGCGCTGAAGGAGAAGCTGGGGCCGCAGGACTCGGACCCCACGGAGGCCAACCTGGAGAGTGCCGAGCCCGAGCTCTGCATCCGGCTGCTGCAGATGCCCTCGGTGGTCAACTACTCCGGCCTGCGCAAGAGGCTGGAGAGCAGCGACGGCGGCTGGATGGTGCAGTTCCTGGAGCAGAGCGGCCTGGACCTGCTGCTGGAGGCCCTGGCTCGCCTCTCGGGCCGCGGTGTGGCCCGCATCGCCGACGCCCTGCTGCAGCTCACCTGCGTCAGCTGCGTGCGTGCCGTCATGAACTCGCGGCAGGGCATGGAGTACATCCTCAGCAACCAGGCCTACGTGCGCCAGCTCTCCCGGG CTCTGGACACATCCAATGTGATGGTCAAGAAGCAGGTGTTCGAGCTGCTGGCTGCCCTGTGCATCTACTCACCCGAAGGCCACGCCCTGGCCCTGGATGCCCTGGACCACTACAAG ACGGTGTGCAGCCAGCAGTACCGATTCAGCGTCGTCATGACCGAGCTGTCCCACAGTGACAACGTGCCCTACGTTGTCACCCTACTCAGCGTGATCAACGCCATCATCCTGGGCCCCGAGGACCTGCGGACCCGCACGCAGCTGCGCGGCGAGTTCATCG GGCTGCAGCTGCTGGATGTGCTGACTCGGCTCCG GGACCTGGAGGACGCGGACCTGCTGATCCAGCTGGAGGCCTTCGAGGAGGCCAGGGCAGAGGACGAGGAGGAGCTGCTGCAGGTCTGCGGCGGCGTCGACATGAACAGCCACCAGGAGGTCTTCGCCTCCCTGTTCCACAAG gtcAGCTGCTCCCCGGCGTCCGCCCAGCTGCTGTCTGTGCTGCAGGGCCTCCTGTACCTGGAGCCCGGCCTCCGCTCCAGCCAGCTGCTCTGGGAGGCCCTGGAGAGCCTGGTGAACCGGGCCGTGCTCCTGGCCAGTGATG CCCAGGAGTGCACCCTGGAGGAGGTGGTCCAGCGGCTCGTGTCCGTCAAGGGGAGGCCCCACCCGAGCTCCCTGGACAAAGTTCACAAAGGCGTCCAGGCTGACCTAGGCCAGAGTCAGGGTGGTGGCGCCCCCACAAACACAGGCTCCCCAGAGGCGGATCTGAAGGGCCAGTCGCCAGTggccacccccaccaccctgcaTCTTGGCAGCGACCAGAGCTGGAGCAGTGGGGTTGCTCCACAGCCGACAGCCCTGGGGAAGCGGGTGCCCGGCCCACCCCTGCCTGCAGCGGGCGTCCCTGGCTCCCCCGctgctccccctccaccccctccaccccctccaccccctcccctgccaggccctgggacttCGTTCCCCCtaccccctccaccacccccactgcctggctCTTGTGGGACcttgttccccccaccccctccacccccacccctgccaggctCCAGGACCTCATTCCCCCTaccccctccaccacctccactgccTGGCTCTTGTGGGAcctcattccccccaccccctccaccacccccactgcctggcCCTTGTGGgaccctgccccctgctcccccaccacccccgggCCCTCCAGGCATCTCAGGCCCCCATGCAGGGGGTGGTGAGGAGATTATTGTGGCCCAAGTGGACCAcggcctgggctctgcctgggtCCCCAGCCACCGGCAGGTGAACCCACCCACACTGCGCATGAAGAAGCTGAACTGGCAGAAGCTGCCATCCCATGTGGCCCAAG AGCACAGCTCCATGTGGGCCTCTCTGAGCAGCCCCGGGGCTGAGGTGGTGGAACCCAACTTCTCCAGCATCGAGCAGCTCTTCTGCTTCCCTGTGGCCAAGCCCAAGGAGCCTGCAGCCGCCCCAGTCAGGAAGGAGCCCAAGGAG ATCACTTTCCTGGACTCCAAGAAGAGCCTGAACCTCAACATCTTTCTGAAGCAGTTCAAGTG CCCCAACGAGGAGGTCATCGCAATGATTCGTGCCGGGGACACCGGCAGGTTTGATGTGGAGGTGCTGAAGCAGCTCCTCAAGCTCCTGCCCGAGAAGCACGAG ATCGAAAACCTGCGTTCGTACACGGAGGACCAAGCCAAGCTAGCCAGTGCCGACCAGTTCTACCTCCTGCTGCTGGGCGTCCCTTG CTACCAGCTGCGGGTGGAATGCATGCTGCTGTGTGAGCACACGGCTACCTCTCTGGACACGGTGCGGCCCAAGGCCCAGCTGGCGCTCGCCGCCTGTGAGA GCCTGCTCTCCAGCCGCCGGCTGCCTGTCTTCTGCCAGCTGATCCTGAGAATTGGGAACTTCCTCAACTAC GGCAGCCACACAGGGAACGCCGACGGCTTCAAGATCAGCACGCTGCTGAAGCTCACGGAGACCAAGTCCCAGCAGAGCCGCGTGACTCTGCTGCACCACGTGCTGGAG GAGGTGGAAAAGAGCCACCCAGAcctgctgcagctgccctgggacCTGGAGCAGCCCGCCCAGGCAGCGGG GATCAACCTCGAGATCATCCGCTCAGAGGCGGGCAGCAACCTGAAGAGGCTCCTGGAGATGGAGCAGAAGGTGTTGTCTTCCAGCCCCGAGGTGCAGGAGCAGTACGCCGGGCGCCTGCAG GCCAGCCTCGAGGCCTGCCAGGCACTGGAGGAGCTGTTCCAAGCCATCGAGCAGAAGAGGCTGGAGCTGGCCCACTACCTGTGCGAGGACTCCCAGCAGCTGTCCCTGGAGGACACATTCAGCACCATGAAGGCCTTCCGGGACCTCTTCACTCGTGCCCTGAAG GAGAACAAGGACCGGCAGGAGCAGGCTGCCAAGGCCGAGAAGAGGAAGCGGCAGCTGGCGGAGGAGGAGGCTCGGAGGCCAAGGGGCGAGGACGGGAAGCCTG TCAGGAAGGGAGACAAGAGGCAGGAAGAGGTATGTGTCATCGACGCCCTGCTGGCCGACATCAGGAAGGGCTTCCAGCTGCGGAAGACGGCCCGTGGCCGAGGGGACGCAGACGGAAGCAGCAGGGTGGCTGCCACAGACCCCCCGAGGGACAAGGCACCTG GAGCCCCCAGAGCCCTCGCAGGAGGCCCTGTGGGAGGTACCAGCTGCTCTGCCTCTGGACCTGCGGTGGCAGCCGGGGAGCCCCAGGACTGGGACCTTGTGGAtgccaccacccccagcccacagccccttGGGGACCCATCGGAGGAGGTCGTCCCCGGGACCCAGGAGAGGCGATCGTCCTGGTACGTTGATGCCCCCGATTTCCTGTCCGTGGAGGACCTGCTGGGCTCCCAGCCCTCCGCCGGGGCCTGGCCAGTGGTGCTAGGAGACGCTCAGGCCCTAAAGCCCCTCCAGTTCTCCACGGACAAGCCCCCTgaggccctgggctccagccaggaCGCCGaggcccccaccaccccccggGACGTCTGCCAGGCCGAGGCTGACAGCACAGGGGACAGGCCAGAGGACACAGCGGCCCATGGCCGGGGAGCCTGCCTCCCCACTGCAGGCCCTGGTGGGGACGGGGACAAGGAAGACACGGCCCCAGAGTCTGCGCTGGACACGTCGCTGGACAGGTCCTTCTCTGAAGATTCGGTGACCGACTCCTCAGGATCCGgcaccctccccagggcccagggccgggCATCAAAGGGTACAGGCAGGCGGCGGAAGAAGCGCCCGTCACGGATCCAGGAAG AGGTTACCCCTGAGTCCGACGATAGTAAAACTAAAAGGTTCTGTGTGGTCCAGTAA